The genomic stretch CGGATCGCCGCCGTCACCACCAGCCGGCCGTCCGTATCCACGTTGATCTTCTGGATGCCGCGCTTGACCGCTTCCTGGATGGACGCGAGGGGCACGCCCATCGCGCCGGGCAACTTGCCGCCGTACCGGTTGACCTCGGCCACGAGTTCCTGCGGCACGCTCGAACTGCCGTGCATGACGAAGTTCGTGTCGGGGGCGCGCTTCCGGCACTCGGTGACCAGGTCCATGGCGAGGACCGGCTCGTGCTTGAACTTGTAGGCGCCGTGGCTCGTGCCGATCGCCAGGGCAAGCGCATCCACCCGCGTGCGCTTGCAGAACTCCTCGACCTCGTCCGGGTCCGTCAGGAGGACCTCGTCGGCGTGGGTTTCGTCCTCGATGCCGCCGAGCGTCCCGAGTTCGCCCTCGACGCTGACGCCGCGCGCGTGGGCGTAGTCCACCACTTCCTTCGTCACGCGGATGTTGTCCTCGAACGAC from Planctomycetota bacterium encodes the following:
- a CDS encoding class II fructose-bisphosphate aldolase produces the protein SFEDNIRVTKEVVDYAHARGVSVEGELGTLGGIEDETHADEVLLTDPDEVEEFCKRTRVDALALAIGTSHGAYKFKHEPVLAMDLVTECRKRAPDTNFVMHGSSSVPQELVAEVNRYGGKLPGAMGVPLASIQEAVKRGIQKINVDTDGRLVVTAAIRKVFVEKPSEFDPRKYLGPAREALAKLIASKMRDFGTAGHAGDYSPKTLEQMKAFYAKKK